From Cyanobium sp. Tous-M-B4, the proteins below share one genomic window:
- a CDS encoding DUF561 domain-containing protein codes for MVAKSRLEQLPSALQAALADRRLLKVIAGLTNFDAASVERISRAAGQGGADLIDVACDPELVQLAAAVSGLPICVSAVEPELFAAAVAAGAAMVEIGNYDAFYPLGRIFDAAEVLELTRRTRKLLPEVVLSVTVPHVLPLDQQEQLAVDLVAAGADIIQTEGGTSAKPFSAGSLGLIEKAAPTLAAAHSISRALAAADSVEAGSAAPVLCASGLSAVTVSMAIAAGAAGVGVGSAINKLNDPLAMVAVVRGLREALGKPVGAIVVG; via the coding sequence CCGATCGCCGCCTGCTCAAGGTGATCGCTGGCCTCACCAATTTTGATGCTGCCAGTGTGGAGCGGATCAGCCGGGCCGCTGGCCAAGGCGGTGCCGATTTGATCGATGTGGCCTGTGATCCGGAGCTGGTGCAGCTGGCCGCTGCAGTGAGCGGCTTGCCGATCTGCGTGAGCGCAGTTGAGCCCGAGCTGTTTGCCGCTGCTGTGGCTGCCGGGGCGGCAATGGTTGAAATTGGCAACTACGACGCCTTCTATCCCCTCGGTCGCATCTTCGACGCCGCTGAAGTGCTGGAGCTCACCCGCCGCACTCGCAAGTTGCTGCCTGAGGTCGTGTTGAGTGTCACCGTGCCCCATGTGCTGCCCCTCGATCAGCAGGAGCAGCTGGCGGTGGATCTGGTGGCCGCCGGTGCCGACATCATCCAAACCGAGGGCGGCACAAGCGCTAAGCCCTTCAGCGCCGGCAGCCTCGGCTTAATTGAGAAGGCGGCTCCAACCCTGGCCGCTGCCCACAGCATCAGCCGCGCCTTGGCTGCGGCGGACAGTGTTGAAGCGGGTAGTGCTGCACCGGTGTTGTGTGCCTCTGGCCTCTCCGCCGTAACCGTGTCGATGGCAATCGCCGCCGGTGCCGCCGGTGTGGGGGTTGGTTCAGCGATCAACAAGTTGAACGACCCCCTGGCCATGGTGGCCGTCGTGCGCGGTCTACGCGAGGCCCTTGGTAAGCCTGTAGGCGCAATCGT